From the Pseudomonadota bacterium genome, the window TGTAGCTATTTTCGCCTTATCTTTGATTTCCACATATTGGCTGCGCATAGAAAATGGTACCGGACTCGTCACAGTTTATTTGCTGTTTGTCGTCGTATGGGCGACCGATTCTGGCGCCTATTTGATCGGCAGTTTCTTAGGCGGCGCTCGTATTGCGCCCCGCATTAGTCCGGGAAAGACATGGGCTGGAGCAGCCGGCGGATTCGTCTTCGGAATTCTCTTCGGGATTGCATTAACAATCCTTTTAGTCAGCGTAGGTATGCTTGCAGAAATGCCCAACCTGGTGACCATTGCTGCCGCCAGTGCGCTCTTTTCTCTTTTCGCGCAATTTGGCGATTTAGCCGAATCAAGCGTGAAACGTTTGTTTGGTGTCAAAGATAGCGGCTCCTTGCTGCCAGGCCATGGTGGTGCGCTTGACCGACTGGACAGTTTGATTTTTGTGGCGCCACTTCTTGCATTGGCCGTTTTTCTCGCCGGCGGTTCGGGACGACTGTTATGGGCGGGAGGTTGAATATTGCCCAGTGAAATCCGTGGGTTAGTCATTCAAGGCGGCGGAATGCGCGGAATATATTCCGCCGGTGCCGTCAGTGGGCTGGCGGATGCTGGATTGGCGCACAGCTTCGCTCATATTTACGCATCTTCGTCGGGCGCCATAAACGCCGCCTATCTGATGTCTGAACAAACGGATCTGGTCGCCGCCGGGTACGCCGATCACTTGAACAGCGATTCTCCCTTCATTCGCTACTGGCGGTTAAACAAAATGGTCGATATCGATTTTCTTATCGATAACATTCTCAGGCACTCCGAGTTCCCTCTGAATGTGAAGGCAGTCATTGATTCGCCGACAATTCTGCACGTTATCCTGACCGAATTCATGACTGCGCGGCCATTCGAAATATCCAGCAAGGATGTTGCGGTGCGCGATTCCAGCGGAAACTTGTTGTTTGAGGTATTTCGCGCCACCGCCGCGTTGCCAGTTTTCTATAACCGCGTTATTGAGATTGACGGCAAAAAATTTGTCGACGGCGGGATTAGCGACGCCATCCCATTAATCCGGGCGATCGAAGCGGGATGCACGGATATTATTGTTGTGACAACTCGAAATTCGCGATTCAGACGTGAAAGAACGGACGGATTGAAGCGTTGCCTGGGCCGTCTGGTCCTGGCAAGGCACCCGCGGTCTTTGAGCGACAAACTGTTGGACGAAGACGGGCTGTTCAACAAAACGATGAATCTCCTGCAAGAGCGGGGAAGATTAGGCGGTGATCTGCGTATCACTTGGGTCGCGCCGAGCGATGAATCGCGGCTGGTCGGGCGCACCACGCGGGGGCGCGCCCGACTCTGGGATTGTGCCCAAATGGGGCGCGATGACGCGATTCAGGCTCTCGGCGTATCTGTTCCTTAAATCAATCTCTTAGCCGGTACGCAGCGGCCTTGAAAAGCGCCGGTTCGGACCCTAGACTCAAGTATCATGCTAGTGTGATGTAGAGTCGCGCCACGAGAGAGCCGGTATGCGCTGCGGCAATCTTCGAACTGGATAAACGGCGCGAGACTTTTGACACCCGTGCGGCAAGACACGAACGCGTTATCGCCTCGAACGTCGCTGCCATGCGGATACCGATAGGTAGAAATGGATAATATCGTCGATACGCTAAACTATATTTGGCCATTCCTCGTGGTGATCACCCCCGTGGTTTTCTTCCACGAGCTTGGGCATTATTTGGTCGCCCGTGCCAACCAGGTAAGCGTAGAAGTTTTCTCCATCGGCTTCGGCCCGGAGCTATTTGGCATCAATGACCGTCACGGCACGCGGTGGAAATTCAGTTTGTTGCCGCTCGGCGGATACGTGAAATTCGTTGGTGATTCAAACGCTGCGAGCACGTCGCCGACCGAAGAAGTCAACGAAATGACGCCCGAGGAGCAGGCGAAATGTTTCCACAATAAGAGCGTGGCGCAGCGCTCGGCCGTCGCAGTGGCGGGGCCAGTCGCCAACTTCATCCTATCGATCGTGATATTCGCAATATTGTTTGCCACCGTCGGACAACAAGTTACGCCAGCTATTGTCGGCGCTGTAATGGAAGGCAGTGCGGCCGAACAAGCTGGATTGAAGTCGGGCGACGAATTTCTGCAAATAAATGGACAGGATGTTTCCCGTTTTGAAGATATTCAGTCCACAGTCCTTCTAAATTTGGGAGAACCGCTCGATATCGTCGTGTTGCGGGATGGTAATGAAATGATCATTCGGGCGGAGCCGCGCATGGTCGTCGCGGAGGACACATTCGGAAACGAAACATCGAGACCGCAACTTGGAATCAGCGTGCCGCAGGTCACCTTCACTCAGCACGACCCCGGTACCGCCATATGGCAAGCCGTCAAGCAGACGGCATTCGTGATTAGCGCCTCCGGCAAAGCCGTGGGGCAGATGATAAGCGGTTCAAGGTCCACGGAGGATCTCGGCGGGCCAATTCGCATCGCTGTCATGTCCAGTCAGGTTGCCGCCGGCGGGATTGCCGGCCTCGCATTCTTTCTGGCGGTGATATCCGTCAGCCTCGGATTGATTAATCTTGTGCCCATCCCTGTATTAGATGGCGGGCACTTGCTGTTTAATTTCTTCGAAGCGTTGATGGGGCGCCCGCTCAAACCACAGATTCAGCAAATTGGCCAAGCCGTCGGCCTCGTCCTGATCATTGCCCTCATGGTTTGGGTAACGGGTAAGGACAT encodes:
- a CDS encoding phosphatidate cytidylyltransferase, whose amino-acid sequence is MAAATRRNWAFLGRRLLTGAILASCAVVAVEAGGVVFLAVVTALAVIVTFEWIKMSCRGQSRATLIVSIVTALASAIMFAIWDGEKALIAGVVGTVLVGLVARFEKNNPILVAAGVAIFALSLISTYWLRIENGTGLVTVYLLFVVVWATDSGAYLIGSFLGGARIAPRISPGKTWAGAAGGFVFGILFGIALTILLVSVGMLAEMPNLVTIAAASALFSLFAQFGDLAESSVKRLFGVKDSGSLLPGHGGALDRLDSLIFVAPLLALAVFLAGGSGRLLWAGG
- a CDS encoding patatin-like phospholipase family protein; translation: MPSEIRGLVIQGGGMRGIYSAGAVSGLADAGLAHSFAHIYASSSGAINAAYLMSEQTDLVAAGYADHLNSDSPFIRYWRLNKMVDIDFLIDNILRHSEFPLNVKAVIDSPTILHVILTEFMTARPFEISSKDVAVRDSSGNLLFEVFRATAALPVFYNRVIEIDGKKFVDGGISDAIPLIRAIEAGCTDIIVVTTRNSRFRRERTDGLKRCLGRLVLARHPRSLSDKLLDEDGLFNKTMNLLQERGRLGGDLRITWVAPSDESRLVGRTTRGRARLWDCAQMGRDDAIQALGVSVP
- a CDS encoding RIP metalloprotease; the protein is MDNIVDTLNYIWPFLVVITPVVFFHELGHYLVARANQVSVEVFSIGFGPELFGINDRHGTRWKFSLLPLGGYVKFVGDSNAASTSPTEEVNEMTPEEQAKCFHNKSVAQRSAVAVAGPVANFILSIVIFAILFATVGQQVTPAIVGAVMEGSAAEQAGLKSGDEFLQINGQDVSRFEDIQSTVLLNLGEPLDIVVLRDGNEMIIRAEPRMVVAEDTFGNETSRPQLGISVPQVTFTQHDPGTAIWQAVKQTAFVISASGKAVGQMISGSRSTEDLGGPIRIAVMSSQVAAGGIAGLAFFLAVISVSLGLINLVPIPVLDGGHLLFNFFEALMGRPLKPQIQQIGQAVGLVLIIALMVWVTGKDILGLAS